The following are encoded together in the Haloarcula rubripromontorii genome:
- a CDS encoding AAA family ATPase, with translation MSQDIDELQQKIANAREQISTRIVGQEEVLEQLLICILADGNALLESNPGLGKTTMVRTVAEVTDLQFSRIQNTPDLMPSDITGTEIIRETDSGREFVFEKGPVFANVVLADEINRATPKTQAALLEAMQEKQVTAAGETYELPRPFFILATQNPIDQSGTYALPEAQTDRFMLKLLVDYPDYDEERTIVDMYTAGAEQVPVERSLTRSEIQEIQQLVREMPIADDLRDRAVQLVRRTREADDIEFGASPRASMALVQTAKARAFLQGRSHVTGEDIEALAAPVLRHRIIVDFRAEREGRTADDLIATLLE, from the coding sequence ATGAGCCAAGACATCGACGAACTACAGCAGAAGATCGCAAACGCACGTGAACAGATCAGCACGCGAATCGTCGGCCAGGAGGAGGTACTGGAGCAACTGCTCATCTGTATCCTGGCTGACGGCAACGCCCTGCTCGAATCGAACCCGGGGCTGGGGAAGACGACAATGGTCCGGACCGTCGCAGAGGTGACCGACCTTCAGTTCTCCCGGATTCAGAACACCCCCGACCTGATGCCGTCCGATATTACGGGCACCGAAATCATCCGTGAGACCGACAGCGGCCGCGAGTTCGTCTTCGAAAAGGGGCCGGTGTTCGCCAACGTGGTGCTAGCTGACGAGATTAACAGAGCGACGCCGAAGACACAGGCCGCCCTGCTGGAAGCGATGCAGGAGAAACAGGTGACCGCTGCGGGCGAGACCTACGAACTACCGCGTCCCTTCTTCATCCTGGCGACGCAGAACCCAATCGACCAGTCGGGAACCTACGCGCTCCCGGAGGCCCAGACCGACCGCTTCATGCTGAAGCTGCTGGTCGATTACCCCGACTACGACGAGGAGCGGACTATCGTCGATATGTACACTGCCGGGGCAGAACAGGTCCCCGTCGAGCGCTCGCTGACCCGCTCGGAAATTCAGGAGATTCAGCAGCTGGTCCGCGAGATGCCCATCGCCGACGACCTGCGTGACAGGGCGGTCCAGCTCGTCCGCCGGACCCGCGAGGCCGACGACATCGAGTTCGGCGCCAGCCCGCGAGCGAGTATGGCGCTCGTCCAGACGGCGAAAGCGCGGGCCTTCCTGCAGGGCCGCTCGCACGTCACGGGCGAGGATATCGAGGCGCTGGCCGCGCCCGTCCTCCGGCACCGGATTATCGTGGACTTCCGTGCCGAGCGGGAGGGTCGGACGGCGGACGACCTCATCGCGACCCTGCTGGAATGA
- the pyrB gene encoding aspartate carbamoyltransferase, translating into MRHDHIISAKQLSRGDIETVLDHAADIAADPGAFADRHTDTLLGMLFFEPSTRTKMSFTTAMKRLGGDIVDMGSVESSSVKKGESLADTVRVVEGYTDALVLRHPMEGSAKMASEFVDVPLVNAGDGAGQHPTQTLLDLYTIRENAGFDDLTIGIMGDLKYGRTVHSLAHALTTVDASQHFISPESLQLPRSVRYDLHEAGAGVREHTDLGEILPELDVLYVTRIQAERFPDESEYREVAGQYQIDADTLAAAKDDLTVMHPLPRVDEIAHDVDETTHAQYFQQAHNGVPVRMALLDLMLGGDQ; encoded by the coding sequence ATGCGGCACGACCACATCATCAGCGCGAAACAACTCTCGCGGGGCGACATCGAGACGGTGCTCGACCACGCGGCTGACATCGCGGCTGACCCGGGGGCGTTCGCGGACCGACACACCGACACGCTGCTCGGCATGCTCTTTTTCGAGCCGAGCACCCGGACGAAGATGAGCTTCACGACGGCGATGAAGCGTCTGGGAGGCGACATCGTCGACATGGGCTCTGTCGAGTCTTCGAGCGTCAAGAAGGGCGAATCGCTGGCCGACACCGTCCGCGTCGTCGAGGGGTACACCGATGCGCTCGTCCTCCGGCACCCGATGGAAGGCTCGGCGAAGATGGCGAGCGAGTTCGTGGACGTCCCGCTCGTCAACGCCGGCGACGGGGCCGGCCAGCACCCGACCCAGACCCTGCTCGACCTCTATACCATCCGGGAGAACGCGGGCTTCGACGACCTGACTATCGGTATCATGGGCGACCTGAAGTACGGACGGACGGTCCACTCGCTGGCCCACGCACTCACGACCGTCGACGCCAGCCAGCACTTCATCAGTCCGGAGTCGCTTCAGCTTCCGCGGTCGGTCCGCTACGACCTCCACGAGGCCGGCGCGGGGGTCCGAGAGCACACCGACCTCGGCGAAATACTCCCGGAACTGGACGTGCTCTACGTGACGCGTATCCAGGCTGAGCGGTTCCCCGACGAGAGCGAGTATCGCGAGGTCGCCGGCCAGTACCAGATAGACGCCGACACGCTTGCGGCGGCCAAGGACGACCTGACCGTGATGCACCCGCTCCCGCGCGTCGACGAAATCGCCCACGACGTCGACGAGACCACGCACGCGCAGTACTTCCAGCAGGCCCACAACGGCGTCCCGGTGCGGATGGCCCTGCTTGACCTGATGCTCGGAGGCGACCAATGA
- a CDS encoding sugar phosphate isomerase/epimerase family protein, protein MGSGLNTALQLYSIRSLSEPLPEIVRRVGAAGYDGVEFAHRFQEESPRDIATALDDIGLEPVAVHADLPEVEAALDGESDLLVRCRTVGCDTLVIPHLSASELRTRSDIRSLCHRLRDAAAGLEACDMQLGYHTGRRTFRPFLPDAAGQLIDETPVPIAVGEYTHQLLTTLRAPDPTTIPSETPMWNLVARTTPAELMFEPEVAEIREAGYDPRALFSLCGDRTSMVHLRDVSPAGLFQGYEDVPHGVGVVDMDGVLDAASDAGVDWVIYENELDSDPTAKIDHGMETLERLLDRSDLSRSPTRMPATSS, encoded by the coding sequence ATGGGCAGTGGACTAAACACGGCCCTTCAGTTATACAGTATCCGCAGCTTATCCGAACCGCTCCCTGAAATCGTCCGCCGTGTCGGGGCTGCAGGCTACGACGGAGTCGAATTCGCACACCGGTTCCAGGAGGAATCGCCCAGAGATATCGCAACGGCACTTGATGACATCGGTCTCGAACCGGTCGCTGTCCACGCGGACCTGCCTGAGGTTGAGGCTGCGCTGGACGGTGAGTCAGACCTGCTAGTCCGGTGTCGAACAGTGGGGTGTGATACGCTCGTTATCCCACATCTTTCGGCGTCCGAGCTACGGACTCGGAGCGACATCCGGTCGCTTTGCCACCGGCTCCGCGACGCCGCAGCCGGTCTCGAAGCGTGTGATATGCAGCTGGGGTATCATACTGGACGGCGGACGTTCCGCCCCTTCCTTCCAGACGCGGCGGGACAGCTCATCGACGAAACGCCGGTGCCCATCGCTGTCGGGGAGTACACACACCAGTTGCTGACTACCCTTCGGGCACCCGACCCGACAACGATACCGAGCGAGACGCCCATGTGGAATCTCGTTGCCCGGACCACGCCGGCGGAACTCATGTTTGAGCCGGAGGTCGCGGAAATCCGTGAAGCAGGCTACGACCCGCGTGCCCTCTTCTCGCTGTGTGGCGACCGAACCAGCATGGTCCACCTCCGGGACGTGTCCCCGGCCGGGCTGTTCCAGGGCTACGAGGATGTCCCGCACGGTGTGGGGGTAGTTGACATGGATGGAGTTCTGGACGCCGCGAGCGACGCTGGTGTCGACTGGGTGATCTACGAAAACGAACTCGACAGCGACCCGACGGCGAAGATTGACCACGGGATGGAAACACTGGAGCGTCTTCTCGATAGGAGTGACCTATCGCGGAGCCCTACACGGATGCCCGCCACGAGTTCGTGA
- a CDS encoding methionine adenosyltransferase, whose protein sequence is MTERNIHVQPASGLAVEDQDIEVVERKGIGHPDSICDGIAETVSRALAQTYIDRFGTVLHYNTDETQLVAGTAAPAYGGGEVLEPIYILVVGRATKKFDGERIPAESIALRAARDYLDEQFPHLDLGSDVIVDVQFGEGSGDLQTVFGEEATVPMANDTSYGVGHAPLTETEQIVRNTEQKLTGEYAEANPVVGQDVKVMGKREGDHIDVTVAVAMVDEHVPDLEAYKAAVSDVQAFVTDLAEEYTDRDVTVHVNTADDYDAESIYLTTTGTSAEQGDDGSVGRGNRANGLITPNRPMSMEATSGKNPVNHIGKIYNLLSTEIAQSVANEVDGIRQVQMRLLSQIGSPIDEPHVADATVVTEDGIAVGDVESEIQATIDHELADVTDITRQVIEGNLSTF, encoded by the coding sequence ATGACTGAGCGGAACATCCACGTCCAACCTGCGAGCGGGCTCGCCGTCGAAGATCAAGACATCGAAGTCGTAGAGCGCAAGGGTATCGGCCACCCGGACTCCATCTGTGACGGCATCGCGGAGACGGTGTCGCGTGCGCTGGCACAGACGTACATCGACCGCTTTGGCACAGTCTTACATTACAACACAGACGAGACACAGCTCGTCGCCGGCACTGCCGCCCCGGCGTACGGCGGCGGCGAAGTGCTTGAGCCGATCTATATTCTGGTCGTCGGTCGAGCGACGAAGAAGTTCGACGGCGAACGCATCCCGGCCGAAAGCATCGCCCTCCGAGCCGCACGCGACTACCTCGACGAGCAGTTCCCACATCTCGACCTCGGGTCCGATGTCATCGTCGACGTTCAGTTCGGCGAAGGGTCGGGCGATCTCCAGACAGTGTTTGGCGAGGAGGCAACAGTTCCGATGGCAAACGACACGAGCTATGGCGTCGGCCACGCCCCGCTAACGGAAACAGAACAGATAGTTCGCAACACTGAACAGAAATTGACCGGCGAATACGCCGAGGCAAACCCGGTCGTCGGACAAGACGTCAAGGTGATGGGCAAGCGCGAGGGCGACCACATCGATGTGACTGTGGCCGTCGCGATGGTCGACGAACACGTCCCGGACCTCGAAGCGTACAAAGCCGCTGTTTCGGACGTTCAGGCGTTCGTTACCGACCTCGCAGAGGAGTACACCGACCGTGACGTAACGGTCCACGTCAACACGGCCGACGACTACGACGCCGAGTCCATCTATCTCACGACCACTGGAACCAGCGCCGAGCAAGGCGACGACGGCTCCGTCGGGCGCGGCAACCGCGCGAACGGGCTTATCACGCCGAACCGCCCGATGAGCATGGAGGCGACATCCGGTAAGAACCCAGTTAACCACATCGGGAAGATATACAATCTTCTCTCGACAGAAATCGCACAGTCCGTCGCGAACGAGGTTGACGGCATCCGACAGGTCCAGATGCGCCTGCTCTCACAGATCGGGTCACCGATTGACGAACCCCACGTCGCCGACGCCACAGTTGTCACCGAAGACGGCATCGCAGTCGGCGACGTCGAATCGGAGATTCAGGCCACGATTGACCACGAACTGGCCGACGTGACCGACATTACGCGACAAGTCATCGAAGGGAACCTCTCGACGTTCTGA
- the pyrI gene encoding aspartate carbamoyltransferase regulatory subunit, with protein MSDNDQQLRVSKIRNGTVIDHIAGGQALNVLAILGIDGTSGDSVSVAMNMPSDRLGHKDVVKVEGRELSQDEVDVLSLIAPAATINIIRDYDVVEKRRVERPSVVEGVLECPNHNCITTEDEPVDSRFAVGDDGVRCEYCDTIIRDDLPAHILAE; from the coding sequence ATGAGCGACAACGACCAGCAACTCCGCGTCTCGAAGATTCGGAACGGTACCGTCATCGACCACATTGCCGGCGGACAGGCGCTGAACGTCCTGGCGATTCTCGGCATCGACGGGACCAGCGGCGACTCTGTCTCCGTTGCAATGAACATGCCCTCGGACCGCCTTGGACACAAAGACGTGGTCAAAGTCGAGGGCCGCGAACTCTCACAAGATGAGGTCGACGTGCTCTCGCTCATCGCCCCCGCGGCGACGATCAACATCATCCGTGACTACGATGTCGTCGAGAAGCGCCGCGTCGAGCGGCCGTCGGTCGTCGAGGGCGTCCTCGAATGCCCGAACCACAACTGCATCACGACCGAGGACGAACCCGTCGACTCACGCTTTGCCGTCGGCGACGACGGCGTTCGCTGTGAGTACTGCGATACGATCATCCGCGACGACCTGCCGGCACACATCCTCGCAGAGTAA
- a CDS encoding FKBP-type peptidyl-prolyl cis-trans isomerase has translation MSNESETEVDEETADEEEQAEGLQKGDVVKLAYTARTVDGGQLVDTTDEAVAEEDGIDTEQQEFGPRTIVLGENHIFPDVEQDIYGKEVGDEGNVTVAAADAFGEYDEEEVRTVSKDKIPEDDRYPGAHVDIEGEHGHVETIIGGRARVDFNHPLAGEDVEYDYEILEEVTDREEKAQGIIQMMLDMELDVWFETDTVEEEQLVESEDDEDEDEESEPEYETVEVEKETLYIEATPQLTMNQQWMMGKQQIAQQLTQLLDIDRIIVQEEIGGGGMGMPGMMGGMGGAGGADIEDALEDADVDAEEIVEEIEGAEE, from the coding sequence ATGAGCAACGAGTCTGAGACTGAAGTCGATGAAGAAACCGCAGACGAAGAAGAACAGGCGGAGGGACTCCAGAAGGGCGATGTTGTCAAGCTCGCCTACACCGCCCGCACCGTCGACGGCGGCCAGCTTGTCGACACGACTGACGAAGCGGTCGCCGAGGAGGACGGCATCGATACCGAACAGCAGGAGTTCGGCCCGCGAACCATCGTGCTGGGCGAGAACCACATCTTCCCGGATGTCGAGCAGGACATCTACGGTAAGGAGGTCGGCGACGAGGGCAACGTGACCGTTGCGGCCGCCGACGCCTTCGGCGAGTACGACGAGGAAGAGGTCCGGACCGTCTCAAAGGACAAGATCCCCGAGGATGACCGCTACCCCGGCGCCCACGTCGACATTGAGGGCGAGCACGGTCACGTCGAGACCATCATCGGCGGGCGCGCGCGAGTGGACTTCAACCACCCGCTGGCCGGCGAGGACGTCGAGTACGACTACGAGATTCTCGAAGAGGTCACCGACCGCGAGGAGAAGGCACAGGGCATCATCCAGATGATGCTCGACATGGAACTCGACGTGTGGTTCGAGACTGACACCGTCGAGGAAGAACAGCTCGTCGAGAGTGAGGACGATGAAGACGAGGACGAAGAGTCCGAGCCTGAGTACGAAACCGTCGAAGTCGAGAAGGAGACGCTCTACATCGAGGCGACGCCGCAGCTGACGATGAACCAGCAGTGGATGATGGGCAAACAGCAGATCGCCCAGCAGCTCACTCAGCTACTCGACATCGACCGCATCATCGTGCAGGAGGAGATCGGTGGCGGCGGCATGGGCATGCCCGGCATGATGGGTGGCATGGGCGGTGCCGGCGGCGCTGACATCGAAGACGCGCTGGAAGACGCCGACGTGGACGCCGAGGAGATCGTCGAAGAGATCGAAGGCGCCGAAGAGTAA
- a CDS encoding FG-GAP repeat domain-containing protein: protein MHPNGWHMNLYHERIEASPPASTMSFCLTTDLTGNGRPDIIVGALGDEHEVEFPLVDKSVDLLSVFGMGPLARWLQTNVFWYENPGWERHDVASAPELSVGGSLGDITGNGRPDMVAGQNIYRHKLWWFEIPDDPREQWTRRLITDDFEKYHDTAVADVDGDGENEVAGLSQESKTVFYYDIPEDPTREPWPVANRHVVAEGLDVEGVAVEDVDGDGEVEIVAGPNVFHRTADGWDREQIAEGWQCTRVAIEDIDGDGDLEIILVEGDEPYLDDRPARLGVFDPPEWDRTLLHDDLSNPHSLDVADFDGDGHPDIFVAEMGLEDGHEPRQFVFHNDGTGNFEPKQLNTGIPTHEAKVVDLDGDGIPDIVGKAYTEPRVDVWQSNP, encoded by the coding sequence ATGCACCCGAACGGCTGGCACATGAATCTATATCACGAGCGCATCGAAGCCTCGCCACCGGCGAGTACGATGAGCTTCTGTCTCACGACCGACCTCACGGGGAACGGTCGGCCGGACATCATCGTCGGGGCGCTCGGCGACGAGCACGAGGTTGAGTTTCCACTCGTCGATAAGTCAGTCGACTTGCTGTCCGTGTTCGGCATGGGGCCGCTGGCCCGCTGGCTCCAGACGAACGTGTTCTGGTACGAAAACCCCGGTTGGGAGCGACACGACGTGGCCAGCGCACCTGAACTCTCCGTCGGCGGTTCGCTCGGCGATATCACGGGCAACGGCCGCCCGGACATGGTAGCCGGTCAGAACATCTACCGGCACAAACTGTGGTGGTTCGAGATACCGGACGACCCACGAGAGCAGTGGACGCGTCGGCTCATTACCGACGACTTCGAGAAGTATCACGACACCGCCGTGGCGGACGTGGACGGCGACGGGGAAAACGAAGTCGCCGGACTGTCTCAGGAGTCCAAGACGGTATTCTACTACGATATTCCCGAAGACCCAACGCGAGAACCGTGGCCGGTGGCGAACCGCCACGTCGTCGCCGAGGGCCTCGATGTCGAGGGTGTCGCTGTCGAGGATGTCGACGGGGACGGCGAGGTCGAGATCGTCGCCGGCCCGAACGTCTTCCATCGGACGGCCGACGGCTGGGACCGAGAGCAGATCGCCGAGGGCTGGCAGTGTACCCGCGTCGCTATCGAGGACATCGACGGCGACGGCGACCTAGAAATAATCCTCGTCGAGGGCGACGAACCGTATCTCGACGACCGCCCGGCCAGGCTAGGCGTGTTCGATCCGCCCGAGTGGGACCGGACCCTGCTGCACGACGACCTCTCGAACCCACACAGCCTTGACGTGGCGGACTTCGACGGCGACGGTCATCCCGATATCTTCGTCGCGGAAATGGGCCTTGAGGACGGACACGAACCGCGACAGTTCGTGTTCCACAACGACGGAACGGGGAACTTCGAGCCCAAACAACTGAACACCGGCATCCCCACCCACGAGGCGAAAGTCGTCGACCTCGACGGTGACGGCATTCCCGACATCGTCGGCAAGGCGTACACAGAGCCACGCGTCGATGTCTGGCAGAGTAATCCCTGA
- the cyaB gene encoding class IV adenylate cyclase, with product MYEVEVKVPADIETVAERLDELGAEKVDTVVQTDTYYDAPHRNFVETDEAFRVRRETRKGETNAKVTYKGPLLEAESKSREEFETGVENGDDIDAIVQRLGFEPAATVRKNRRVYKVREYDVTLDAVDGVGEFVEVEGETDGDIEPVREGAYEVLRDLCLNPDEQERTSYLGMLLSDANE from the coding sequence ATGTACGAAGTCGAGGTGAAAGTGCCAGCGGACATCGAGACTGTCGCGGAGCGACTCGACGAACTCGGTGCCGAGAAGGTCGATACGGTGGTACAGACGGACACGTACTACGATGCGCCCCACCGGAATTTCGTCGAGACAGACGAGGCGTTCCGGGTCCGCCGCGAAACCAGAAAGGGGGAAACAAACGCGAAAGTTACTTATAAGGGCCCACTCCTCGAAGCGGAGTCGAAGAGCCGAGAGGAGTTCGAAACAGGCGTCGAGAACGGCGACGATATCGACGCAATCGTCCAGCGCCTCGGCTTCGAGCCGGCGGCAACCGTCCGGAAGAACCGCCGGGTGTACAAAGTCCGGGAATACGACGTCACGCTCGACGCAGTCGACGGCGTCGGCGAGTTCGTTGAAGTCGAAGGAGAGACCGACGGCGACATCGAACCCGTGCGAGAGGGGGCCTACGAGGTGCTTCGGGACCTCTGTCTGAATCCCGACGAGCAGGAACGGACCTCCTATCTCGGCATGCTACTTAGCGATGCGAACGAGTAA
- a CDS encoding DUF58 domain-containing protein: protein MTIEPDFLDELGRFTAALNRQTTSIRQGDQESPRVGEGLTFSDYRRYSPGDDTRRIDWKLFARTEEYFIKQYEEERSLTVHLLVDTSASMDFGEGASHKFEYAAKLGLGFAYLTAEENNDFQFCTFRDQVERIDTGQSNRGEILSLIDQLNGVTPEGTADFRSSLEGYAQRIRSRSLVVVFSDCLAEPEALESGIAALARNNADVLLVRVVAPEERDPGVVGDVLFADPESDETRRSYFSGSLAETYQSRLDAHIDSVSNRVTALGADHVLVDTGDEYFDSFASIWLQ, encoded by the coding sequence GTGACTATCGAGCCAGATTTCCTGGACGAACTCGGCCGGTTCACCGCCGCGCTGAACCGCCAGACGACCTCGATCCGGCAGGGCGATCAAGAGTCCCCCAGGGTCGGGGAAGGGCTCACGTTCAGCGATTACCGGCGATACTCGCCGGGAGACGACACGCGGCGTATTGACTGGAAGCTGTTCGCCCGGACGGAGGAGTACTTCATCAAGCAGTACGAGGAGGAGCGGAGTCTGACCGTCCACCTGCTTGTCGACACGAGCGCGTCGATGGATTTCGGCGAGGGGGCGAGTCACAAGTTCGAGTATGCCGCCAAACTCGGCCTTGGCTTCGCCTACCTCACCGCGGAGGAGAACAACGACTTCCAGTTCTGTACGTTCCGTGATCAGGTCGAGCGTATCGACACCGGCCAGTCGAACCGCGGCGAGATACTGTCGCTTATCGACCAGTTGAACGGGGTGACACCCGAAGGGACAGCGGACTTCCGATCGTCGCTCGAAGGGTACGCCCAGCGCATCCGCTCGCGCTCGCTTGTCGTCGTGTTCAGTGACTGCCTGGCAGAGCCAGAGGCGCTCGAATCGGGTATCGCCGCGCTCGCCCGCAACAACGCCGACGTACTGTTGGTCCGCGTGGTCGCCCCGGAGGAGCGAGACCCCGGCGTCGTCGGCGACGTGTTGTTCGCCGATCCGGAAAGCGACGAGACACGCCGGTCGTACTTCAGTGGTTCGCTGGCCGAGACGTATCAGTCGCGACTCGACGCCCACATCGACTCGGTGTCGAACCGCGTGACCGCGCTGGGCGCGGACCATGTGCTGGTCGATACCGGTGACGAGTACTTCGACTCGTTTGCGAGCATCTGGCTGCAGTAG
- a CDS encoding RAD55 family ATPase, with amino-acid sequence MANRLRTGIDVLDRKLDGGIPAGSIVVLSAQPASQAELFLYELTATRGTLWLSLDRTAESVIASIEQTPANTGDPTVRHISGEAPLDNAGKLVSALPETSNLIVDPLDVLEAQEPHSRFRAFMNDLQNHIVNTGSLAIVHCLDGRDVPPLRDTTEHFADVVFQLNTTTTGDEVENRLAIPKFRGGRAPTDIIKLNLVEEVSIDTSRDIA; translated from the coding sequence ATGGCCAACCGGTTGCGAACGGGGATTGATGTCCTCGACAGAAAGCTCGATGGTGGCATCCCTGCGGGGAGTATCGTCGTGCTCTCTGCCCAGCCGGCTAGCCAAGCGGAGCTGTTCCTCTACGAACTCACCGCCACGCGCGGGACGCTGTGGCTGTCACTCGACCGGACCGCCGAATCAGTCATCGCGAGCATCGAGCAGACGCCGGCCAACACCGGAGATCCGACGGTGCGGCACATCTCCGGCGAAGCACCCCTCGATAACGCCGGAAAGCTCGTCTCGGCGCTGCCGGAAACCTCGAACCTCATCGTTGACCCACTGGACGTACTCGAAGCACAGGAGCCACACTCGCGTTTTCGGGCCTTCATGAACGACCTACAGAACCACATCGTCAATACCGGCAGCCTCGCTATTGTTCACTGTCTCGATGGTCGTGACGTGCCACCGCTCCGGGATACGACCGAGCACTTCGCGGACGTGGTGTTCCAGCTCAACACCACAACGACCGGTGACGAGGTGGAAAACCGTCTCGCGATTCCGAAGTTCCGCGGCGGGCGCGCCCCCACTGACATCATCAAGCTCAATCTCGTCGAAGAGGTCAGCATCGACACCAGCCGCGACATCGCCTGA
- a CDS encoding MinD/ParA family ATP-binding protein, whose translation MLAIAGGKGGCGKTTIALGVGQALGTSTRPSLVVDTDRDMPNLHRRAGVNPTPGIADVAASAEPTAVAQRATTVQNVDVLPCQTASGAAIDNAINRLSRRDRPVVLDCPAGAGPDAARPLRGADRTVLVSAPTRQSLTDTAKTAAMARALDAPPALTVLVGSDGSVDPSALLCCPETIHVPSVSKPLESDRSRVKYVEIAAVLTKRNT comes from the coding sequence ATGCTCGCGATCGCTGGCGGCAAAGGTGGCTGTGGCAAAACGACCATCGCCCTCGGCGTTGGGCAAGCACTGGGGACGTCAACCAGACCGTCGCTGGTTGTGGACACCGACCGTGATATGCCAAACCTCCACCGGCGTGCTGGGGTCAATCCGACGCCCGGAATCGCAGATGTTGCGGCCTCGGCTGAGCCGACCGCAGTTGCACAGCGCGCGACGACCGTCCAAAACGTCGACGTACTCCCCTGTCAGACCGCATCGGGGGCCGCTATCGACAATGCCATCAACAGGTTGTCCCGACGTGATCGGCCCGTGGTACTCGACTGCCCGGCCGGCGCTGGCCCGGACGCCGCCCGTCCGTTACGGGGAGCTGACAGAACAGTGCTCGTGAGTGCACCAACACGCCAGAGCCTCACCGACACAGCCAAGACTGCGGCGATGGCCCGTGCGCTCGATGCACCGCCCGCGCTTACGGTCCTCGTCGGCAGCGACGGGTCCGTAGACCCATCTGCCCTGCTGTGCTGTCCGGAAACGATTCATGTCCCGTCGGTGTCGAAGCCACTGGAATCGGACCGGTCGAGGGTAAAATACGTCGAGATAGCGGCCGTTCTCACCAAGCGGAATACTTAA
- a CDS encoding threonine ammonia-lyase yields the protein MAGRYEPIDSPDETTLFPYHDLTPPTVATVTRARQRIRQHLPETPLVRSEALSEALDADVLLKREDTLPTGAFKVRGGVNLVASLDEEFQDAGLLAASTGNHGQSIAWAGREFDVPVTIGVPEGANAGKVDALEQLGAEVIQHGEDYDEAREHIEDLATQRAARYVHSGNEPKLLAGVGTAGLEIIDERPDVDRVFCPVGGGTAAAGYSLTLGAMTDAAVVGVQAAGAPAVYRAWNEETLEPLDSVDTIAEGVATRVPFALPTQILQAGLADFRLVSEDAIADAVARLFETDRIVMEGACATAVAAALQAGDELRGETVVLPISGRNIDREKFDRLLAESEY from the coding sequence ATGGCCGGTCGCTACGAACCGATCGACTCCCCGGACGAGACGACCCTCTTTCCGTACCACGACCTGACACCGCCGACAGTTGCCACGGTCACGCGCGCCCGGCAACGCATCCGGCAGCATCTCCCGGAAACGCCGCTGGTCCGCAGCGAAGCCCTCTCCGAAGCCCTCGACGCGGATGTTCTGCTCAAGCGGGAGGATACGCTCCCGACTGGTGCGTTCAAAGTCCGTGGCGGTGTAAACCTCGTCGCGTCCCTCGATGAGGAGTTCCAGGACGCTGGACTGCTCGCCGCAAGTACGGGGAACCACGGCCAGTCTATCGCCTGGGCCGGCCGCGAGTTCGACGTGCCGGTCACTATCGGTGTCCCGGAAGGGGCCAACGCCGGAAAAGTCGATGCGCTGGAGCAACTGGGCGCAGAAGTCATTCAGCATGGCGAGGACTACGACGAGGCCCGCGAACACATCGAGGACCTGGCGACCCAGCGTGCGGCGCGCTACGTCCACTCGGGCAACGAACCGAAATTGCTCGCCGGCGTCGGAACGGCTGGCCTCGAAATCATCGACGAGCGACCCGACGTTGACCGCGTGTTCTGTCCCGTCGGCGGCGGCACCGCCGCGGCCGGGTACTCTCTCACGCTCGGGGCGATGACCGACGCCGCCGTCGTCGGTGTCCAGGCGGCGGGTGCGCCCGCGGTGTACCGCGCCTGGAACGAGGAGACGCTGGAGCCCCTCGATAGCGTCGACACCATCGCCGAGGGCGTCGCGACCCGGGTGCCGTTCGCGCTCCCGACGCAAATACTGCAGGCGGGACTCGCTGACTTCCGGCTCGTCTCCGAAGACGCAATTGCGGACGCCGTGGCACGCCTGTTCGAGACAGACCGCATTGTCATGGAAGGGGCCTGTGCGACGGCTGTCGCTGCGGCGCTTCAGGCTGGAGACGAACTACGGGGTGAAACGGTTGTCCTCCCTATCTCGGGGCGGAACATCGACCGAGAGAAGTTCGACCGACTGCTGGCCGAAAGCGAGTATTAG